From Anopheles darlingi chromosome 2, idAnoDarlMG_H_01, whole genome shotgun sequence, the proteins below share one genomic window:
- the LOC125952789 gene encoding uncharacterized protein LOC125952789, with amino-acid sequence MDVKFGKVVSLAALLVYANSVHCFKCYRCSSTSSFEDCAQAIRTVNCEELQELSVPGSGTSTSSLQNVTFACTSVSLAGTIGKRYIKTCIPSLPEAQFCELLKNQTQLLTGLVVQECNVCYRELCNGSDQLNHVTKLLVSSVALSAFMLLVKIK; translated from the exons ATGGACGTCAAGTTTGGTAAAGTTGTGTCTCTCGCTGCACTGCTTGTGTATGCAAACTCTG TTCATTGCTTCAAGTGCTATCGATGCTCGAGCACCAGCAGTTTCGAAGACTGCGCTCAGGCCATCAGAACAGTGAACTGTGAAGAGCTGCAAGAGTTAAGCGTACCGGGTTCGGGAACGTCGACCAGCAGTTTGCAGAATGTGACGTTCGCCTGCACCAGCGTAAGCCTCGCAGGAACGATTGGCAAGCGATACATCAAAACATGCATTCCCAGCTTGCCAGAGGCTCAGTTCTGTGAGTTGTTGAAAAACCAAACGCAACTATTGACCGGACTGGTGGTACAGGAGTGTAACGTGTGCTATCGGGAGTTGTGTAACGGGTCCGACCAGCTGAATCACGTAACCAAGCTGCTGGTCTCAAGTGTAGCGTTATCTGCGTTTATGCTGttggtaaaaataaaatga